AACTGCCGCTTGAATTCGTCGGTGCGCGGCGCTTCGCCGATCATGGCCGTGCCCGCGGCGATGCCCTCGTAGAAGCGTGCGGAAATCTCGTCGCGACCGGCGGTGAACTCGGGATTGTTGACGTGGCTGCGATTGGCGATGAAGTAGCGGCTGTGTCTGAGGATTGTCGCCAGCATGAGACGATGCTCCCCAGGGTTGTCGACGCGAAACGTACGCTGCTTCAGGTCGGAGCCGCTCGCGGCCACGGTGTCGTAGTAGTAGAAGGCGTGCCGTCGTTCGGCATCCGCCAGCAATGCCTGATGCGTGACCGCTGAGCGGCGGCCGATGTTGCAGACGTCGATCGGCCGCGGCTGATCCAGCGCCGCTGGTGCGAAACGCAGTACATCGGTCGCCAGCGGAAGGTAGCTGCAGGGCCGGCCGGTGATGCGCGCGACGTCGTCGACGCAGTGACGCAGCCCGAGAAAGATATGATCGAATTCGGACAGCAGCTCGAGCAGATATTCCGGCAACTGGTCGGTCCAGACCTCGGTGATGAAGCAGGCTGTCTTGCGGCAGCGCTGGCGCCAGTCCGGGATCGTCGCCAGCGAGTACAATTCGAAGGCGTTGCTGAAGACCGGAAAGAACAATTCGTAATCGTGCTCCAGCGCCACCTTGCCCCGCGGCGACGGCGCAAGCCGAAGTGCAACGCGCGATGATCCGGTCGTGGCACGCGCCAGCTTGTAGGCTCGCCGCGAGAACTCGAGTGAGGGTAGATCCGTAGCGTCGATGCGCTCGGCACCGGTAACGGCCTGAAAAGTATCCTCGAACTCATAGGCGAGGCAAAACGCGACCAGATCGGAAATCCGACGCTGCGATAGGAGCAATACCTTGCCGTGCACGAGTCCGCGCCTACGATCAGTTCGACATTTGTGGGTGCGACAAAAAAGCAACAAATCATGTTTCTGCCACAGTGACAATGCGCGCCGGCAGATCTCGCGCGACACCGTTAATCGGAGATGAGGGCTTCGCGCCGGCACCGCGCGCCAACATCGTCGCACACAAGCGGCTCGTGCCTGGACGGCAGAAGATCCGCATCACGACGCCCGTTTGAAAGTGGGTTGCCGGCAAGCCACGGTCGCGTGAAGAGAATTAACGCGTTGTGGCAGCGCGGACACGGTTGTGCAAATTGGTCACATCTACCGGAAATGTGCCGCCGTTCTTCCTGTGTTCGCAAGAGTTCATGATGGGCTTGCCGGGGCGGGCGTATGCTCTGAGTCGGGTCACGGGCTACTGGTGAATGCTTCCATGGGGAGAGCCGACATGCCAGCCTATATCCATCATCACAATGACATCGAGCCAGCTTTCGTCATTTGTCCGAGTTGCGTCGGACTTCCGATGTTCGTGCGCGACGTCGAGCCGCATTGGAGCATGGCGAAGATCGACTTCACCTATGAATGCGCCGACTGCGGCGCGGAAATAAAGCAGACGATCGTCAAGCCGCAGCTGCGGCATTGATGACTTCATTGCTTCGCAGGGTGGGCAAAGGCGCGCTTGCGCCGTGCCCACCTTCAACATTCGCAACATGGTGGCACGCTTCCGCCTTCGCTCGTTGAGCTACGGCGGGCAAGTCGCTTTGCCCACCGCTACGAGCGGCGGCTAAATCTTTCGCACCACGCCCGGCCGGCCCAGGCCGCATTCCAGCGCATCGCGGTCCCATTTCGCTGCCACCGCTGCGGCCTCATATGTGCTTTGCAGGAAGTCGAGCAGCGCCTTGTCGGGATCGGCGGCCGTGCGCACGGCATCGTAGGGCAGGACGAATTCGCCGAGCGCTTCGCTGAAGAACGCCGCGTCGGGCGTTACCTTCGCGGTACGGAAGCCCGCAGGCTCCGGATAGGCATAGGAATAGAACGCGGGATAATCGACGGCGCCGCCGCCCGGCCAGAAGCCGGCGCTGCTCACTTCGTGCGAATAAGCCTCCTGCACCACGTCATTGGGCAGGTACGGCACCCCACCGGGATGACGCGGTGCACGACGGCCCGAGAAGCGCGTCACCGCCAGGTCGAAACTGCCCCAGAAGAAATGCACCGGGCTAGCCTTGCCGAGAAAGCCGGTGCGGAACTTCTTGAAGGCGCGGTCGCAATTCACAAGGATCTGCAGGAAGCGCCGCACTGCATCGGGATCGTAGGACGCATGCAGGGTGTCCTGCGAGAACCGCACCGGTTCCGGCAATTCGTTCGGCATCTCGTCGATGCTGACGGCAATGCCGAGTTCGGCCAGTGCTGCCAACGTGGCGGCGTAAAAGCTTGCGACCGAGTGCCCGGCCAGCGCGAACTGCCGATGCACGCCGTCGCTGGTGGAGATGCGCAAGGCGTGATCGATGAAATCGAAATCGATCTGGAACGTTCTGCTGCCGCCCGGGATCGGCGAGGTCGTCAACCCACGCGGCGTGACATAGAGCGTCACATGCCAGGAGTGGTTCAGCCAGGGTGTTTCGGCCAGCCGGATCTTGCCGACGATCTGGGTCCAGAGCTGCACCGTCGCATAAGTGTCCCGCCACGCCGCGGTCGGCAATTCCGGCCACGGGGTTTGTGAAATGTTGCTCATGCCTGAACCCCATGCGTGCTGATCGTGAAGGCAGAAAGCGTATCACGTATCGGTCGCGCCGGCCCAATGCCCCGGGGAGATTCTCAGAACTTCACGATTTGGTGCATTCCGGGCAGCGTCGCGTGCCGTGCGAGGCGCGGTAGAGGCTCCGGCACCACCAGCGCCGCGCAATCGCCTGCAGCGGATTGCGCACCGCCTGCGCCATAAAAAGAATTTCGATCATGCCGATGTCCATCGTCCCCGAAGGGAGAGATAGGGCGGCATTCGGATAAGAGAACGCCGCCCATATCGCATCAGCCATGCAGCTTTTTCGCGGTCTCCGCGATCACACGTCCTTGATAGCGCGCGCCGGCGAGTTCGTTCTCGCTCGGCTGGCGGCTGCCGTCGCCGCCGGTGATGGTGGTGGCGCCATAGGGCGCACCGCCGGTGATCTCGTCGATCCTCATCTGGCCGGCAAAACCGTAGTTGAGGCCCACGATGGTCATACCAAAGTGCAACAGATTGGTGATAATCGAGAACAGCGTGGTCTCCTGGCCACCATGCTGGGTCGCGCTCGCGGTAAAGGCGCCGCCGACCTTGCCGTGCAGGGCGCCCTTGAGCCAGAGGCCGCCGGCCTGATCGAGGAAGTTCGCCATCTGCGACGACATCCGGCCGAAGCGGGTGCCGGTGCCGACAACGATCGCGTCGTAACTGGCGAGTTCTTCGATCTTGGCGACGGGCGCTGCCTGATCGATCTTGTAATGCGACGCCTTGGCGACATCGGCCGGCACCAGTTCGGGCACGCGTTTGACATCGACAGTGGCGCCGGCTTCGCGCGCGCCTTCGGCGACGGCATTCGCCATCGCCTCGATGTGGCCGTAAGCGGAATAATAGAGCACGAGTACTTTGGCCATGATGGCTCTCCTGTGGGTTTGGTTAGGTTAGGTTTGATTGTTTGGAGGTGTCATTGCCGGGCTTGACCCGGCAATCCACGTCCTTCTTTTGCGTGAAGTCGTGGATGGCCGGGACAAGCCCGGCCATGACGGTGAGGGTGGTTGGCGATCTCGGCCTCTACGCGGCGTCGACCAGCACCAGTTCGGAATCTTCCAGCGCGGTGATGGTCAGCTTGGCTTCATCGCGGATCGCGGCGCCGTCGCGGGCGTTGACGCGCACGCCGTTGACTTCGATGCTGCCGGCCGCGGGTACCAGATAGAGGTTGCGGGTCTTGCTGGCGTCGTATTCCGCGCTCTCGCCGGCCTTCAGCGTGGTGGCGAGCACCCGCGCATCGGCCCGGATCGGCAGGGCGTCCGCATCACCGGCAATGCCGCTGGCGATGGTGACGAGCTTGCCGGAGCGATCCGACTTCGGAAACGGTTTTGCGCCCCAGGTCGGCTGGCCGCCCTTGCTTGTCGGTTCGATCCAGATCTGGAAAATTCGGGTCTTGGTCGGCTCCAGGTTGTACTCGGAGTGGCGAATGCCGCTGCCGGCGCTCATCACCTGCACGTCGCCCGCTTCAGTCCGGCCCTTGTTGCCGAGGCTGTCCTGGTGCGTGATCGCGCCTTCGCGGACATAGGTGATGATTTCCATGTTGGCATGGGGATGGGCGGGAAAGCCGCTATTCGGCTCGATCTCGTCGTCGTTCCACACCCGCAACGCGCCGTGGCCCATGTTGTCGGGATCGTAGTGGCCGCCGAACGAGAAATGGTGCTTGGCCTTCAGCCAGCCGTGATCGGCGCCGCCGAGTTTTGCAAATGGTCTGAGTTCGATCATCGAAGTTCTCCTTGAGTTCTGAATTGAGCTGGAGGAACCGGACGGATTTGCGTCCGGTATCTCCAATCGTTGAAATCAGGCGCCGAAGCCGCCATCGACGTTGAGCACCGTGCCGGTCACGAAAGAGGCCTGCGGGCTGGTCAGGAACACGACGCCGGCTGCGATCTCTTCCGCGGTGCCGTAGCGTTGCAGCGCGTGCTGCGTGCGCTGGGCTTCGGCGAAGTCGCCGCCATCCTTCGGGTTCATGTCGGTGTCGATCGAGCCCGGCTGCAGCACGTTGACGGTGATGCCGCGCGGTCCGAGGTCGCGCGATGCGCCCTTGGTGTAGCCGACGATTGCAGCCTTTGACGCGGCGTAGTCGGCAAGGCCGGGGAACGAGGCGCGGGTGGCGATACCGGAGCCGACGGTGACGATGCGTCCACCGTCACCCATCAGCTTCGACGCCGTGCGGATCGCGGTAATGACGCCGTGAACGTTGATCGCATCCTGGCGGGCGAGCGCTGCGGTATCGGCGTTGGCATCGTCGACCGCGCCGCTGACGGCAACGCCGGCATTGTTGACGAGGATGTCGAGCCGGCCGAATTGTTTCGCGACGTCTTTCACCAATTGTTCGACCTCGGCCGACGAGGCTTGGTCGGCCTTGTAAGCGCGGGCTTCGACGCCCTTGGCCTTCAATTCGCGGACGACCGCCTCGGCCTTGTCGGGCGAGGCAACGTAGCTGATGGCGACATTGGCGCCTTCATCGGCCAGTGCGCGGGCGCTGGCAGCGCCGATGCCGCGCGAACCGCCGGTCACGAGGGCAACCTTGCCTGAGAGTTTCTTGCTCATTGGATTTCTCCGTTTCCTGAATTCCGATGGCCCTTGGATATGCCTCCCGCTGTGGTATAGAAATAGAAACTATTGAAACTCATTGTTTCCAATATTGTCCTCAGGGTAAGCTATGTCGAAACTCCCGGATTTCGAAGCGCTCGCGATCTTCGCGAAAGTCGTGGAATTACGGTCGTTTGCGGCCGCCGCGACCGAACTGGCGCTGTCCAAGGCGACGGTGTCGAAGGCGGTCAGCCGGCTGGAACAGCGGCTCGGGGCGCGGCTGTTCAACCGCACCTCGCGGCGGCTGGCGCTGACCGATGCCGGGCAGAAGCTTTCCGCGCACGCGGCGCGCCTGCTGGCGGACGGCGAGGCGGTCGAAAACGAGGCGCTGTCGCAATCGAGCGCGCCGCGCGGGCTGGTGCGGCTCGCGGTGCCGATGACGTTCGGGGTCAAGGCGGTGGCGCCGCTGCTGCCGGAATTCCTCGAAGCCTATCCGGAAGTCTCGATCGATCTTCAGCTCAGCGACGCGACGGTCGATCTGATCGGCGAAGGCTTCGACGCCGGCCTGCGCATCGCGCGGTTGCCTGACTCCTCGCTGATCGCGCGGCGGCTCTGCGCGATGCCGCGCTATACGGTGGCAGCACCTTCTTATCTCAAGCGCTACGGCCGGCCGACGCATCCGATGCATCTCGCGCAGCACAAATGCTTTGGTTACACGTATCTCTCGACACCCAACGTTTGGCACTACACCAACGCATCGGGCGAAGAGGCCAGCGTGCGTCCGGCCGGACAACTCCGCGTCAACAATGGCGAAGCGCTGTTGCCGTCCGTCGTCGCGGGTCTCGGCATTGCCGATTTGCCGGACTTCATCGTCGGCGACGCGATCGCATCGGGTGAGGTCGAGGTGATCCTGAAAGGCTGGAAGCAGCCAGAAGGCGCGGTGCATCTGGTGACCCCGCCCGGCGGCCCGCGCCCCGCGCGCGTCGAGGTGCTGGCGGAGTTTCTGGCGAAGAAATTTTCGAAGGGGAAGGCGCGGGGTGCGTAGGGCGACCGGAGTGTGAACACCTAAACCCGGGAAAGCGGCTGCCGGACGTCGGCTTTGGTGCACACAGCGGACTCAAGTCGGACATGGCTCCATGTCGCAAAGTGCCATAAGCAGGCTTCCGTCCGTTCTCCGAGAACAGGAGAATTGCTGAATGACAAAAATGTAAGTGGGTCACGAACCTGGCTTGCCGTCTGCCGCGCCAAGGTCGTGACCGCAAACAAGTGTTTTACCGCCGCACCCCAACGCGATTGACGCCACCATTTAAATTGCCACCGGCGTTATGACGGACCGCAGCGCGCGCCACCGGACGAGGCCTGAGCACGACGCCTGCCCGGGCAACGCAGCCGGTCGGATATTCAACGTACTGGCAGTACACGACCGCCTTGGCTGGGGCTGGATTGAGAGTGAGACCTGCAAGCCCCAACAAGGCGCTAGCAGCAATCCCGGCAACAGTCGCTGACTTGATCGAAGGACGCTTCCTCGGATGCATGGCAGACCTCCCTCTTCGCACTTGCGTCACTGAAAGGTGACGGGAGCCGCCTCAGGTGCGGCACAACATAGCGTGAGCGCCAAAGGATCGCTGACGTTGACCTAGATCAAAGGAGGGTCTGCCTACCTTGGCCCTCACATCATGCGGCTGTAGCCAGCGACGTCCGCCGTCAGAACTGCCGCCAGCCGCCTTTCCAATCAAAGCACGACAGACCACGGGCTAGGCTCCAATGTCCTCTTTGGGGGTCACTACGGACGTCGCCGAGCGTCCGAGCCAAGTCCTTTTCGTGCCCATTATCAACATTGCGTAGCCGCAGTCGTCAGCTTGCCTGCTGGACGCCCTGGGAACTTTCCGTTGCGGGCGACGGTTGGTTTGATGATTTTTGGTTCTCCCGTGTTCTGGAACGCCAGGCCCGGCGCTTGACCTACGGACTTGCGCTCAGCCGCTTGCTTCTTGGGGCGGCAAAGAGC
The Bradyrhizobium sp. KBS0727 genome window above contains:
- the wrbA gene encoding NAD(P)H:quinone oxidoreductase — translated: MAKVLVLYYSAYGHIEAMANAVAEGAREAGATVDVKRVPELVPADVAKASHYKIDQAAPVAKIEELASYDAIVVGTGTRFGRMSSQMANFLDQAGGLWLKGALHGKVGGAFTASATQHGGQETTLFSIITNLLHFGMTIVGLNYGFAGQMRIDEITGGAPYGATTITGGDGSRQPSENELAGARYQGRVIAETAKKLHG
- a CDS encoding DUF5996 family protein, which codes for MSNISQTPWPELPTAAWRDTYATVQLWTQIVGKIRLAETPWLNHSWHVTLYVTPRGLTTSPIPGGSRTFQIDFDFIDHALRISTSDGVHRQFALAGHSVASFYAATLAALAELGIAVSIDEMPNELPEPVRFSQDTLHASYDPDAVRRFLQILVNCDRAFKKFRTGFLGKASPVHFFWGSFDLAVTRFSGRRAPRHPGGVPYLPNDVVQEAYSHEVSSAGFWPGGGAVDYPAFYSYAYPEPAGFRTAKVTPDAAFFSEALGEFVLPYDAVRTAADPDKALLDFLQSTYEAAAVAAKWDRDALECGLGRPGVVRKI
- a CDS encoding pirin family protein; the protein is MIELRPFAKLGGADHGWLKAKHHFSFGGHYDPDNMGHGALRVWNDDEIEPNSGFPAHPHANMEIITYVREGAITHQDSLGNKGRTEAGDVQVMSAGSGIRHSEYNLEPTKTRIFQIWIEPTSKGGQPTWGAKPFPKSDRSGKLVTIASGIAGDADALPIRADARVLATTLKAGESAEYDASKTRNLYLVPAAGSIEVNGVRVNARDGAAIRDEAKLTITALEDSELVLVDAA
- a CDS encoding glycosyltransferase, with protein sequence MHGKVLLLSQRRISDLVAFCLAYEFEDTFQAVTGAERIDATDLPSLEFSRRAYKLARATTGSSRVALRLAPSPRGKVALEHDYELFFPVFSNAFELYSLATIPDWRQRCRKTACFITEVWTDQLPEYLLELLSEFDHIFLGLRHCVDDVARITGRPCSYLPLATDVLRFAPAALDQPRPIDVCNIGRRSAVTHQALLADAERRHAFYYYDTVAASGSDLKQRTFRVDNPGEHRLMLATILRHSRYFIANRSHVNNPEFTAGRDEISARFYEGIAAGTAMIGEAPRTDEFKRQFDWPDAVIHLPFDSPDIADILADVNGNPARLQTVRARNVVEAARRHDWLHRIRIVFDVLGLAPTDGMEARADRLDRIASQA
- a CDS encoding LysR family transcriptional regulator, which gives rise to MSKLPDFEALAIFAKVVELRSFAAAATELALSKATVSKAVSRLEQRLGARLFNRTSRRLALTDAGQKLSAHAARLLADGEAVENEALSQSSAPRGLVRLAVPMTFGVKAVAPLLPEFLEAYPEVSIDLQLSDATVDLIGEGFDAGLRIARLPDSSLIARRLCAMPRYTVAAPSYLKRYGRPTHPMHLAQHKCFGYTYLSTPNVWHYTNASGEEASVRPAGQLRVNNGEALLPSVVAGLGIADLPDFIVGDAIASGEVEVILKGWKQPEGAVHLVTPPGGPRPARVEVLAEFLAKKFSKGKARGA
- a CDS encoding SDR family NAD(P)-dependent oxidoreductase produces the protein MSKKLSGKVALVTGGSRGIGAASARALADEGANVAISYVASPDKAEAVVRELKAKGVEARAYKADQASSAEVEQLVKDVAKQFGRLDILVNNAGVAVSGAVDDANADTAALARQDAINVHGVITAIRTASKLMGDGGRIVTVGSGIATRASFPGLADYAASKAAIVGYTKGASRDLGPRGITVNVLQPGSIDTDMNPKDGGDFAEAQRTQHALQRYGTAEEIAAGVVFLTSPQASFVTGTVLNVDGGFGA